One Aerococcus urinaeequi DNA segment encodes these proteins:
- the comGA gene encoding competence type IV pilus ATPase ComGA, which produces MIDKMISMAILKRSDDIHILPEGQQYHIFLRDGYQLILQETLEFEKGSQLIRLLKYMANMDVGEKRMPQDGAIVYDLGDDKIELRLSSISNYLMHESLVIRVFHDKVTSDFKANHLNQAAYDTLNKYMKRKSGLIIFSGPVSSGKTTTIYQLLRNAYQEKASQIITIEEPIEIKEPTFLQTEVNEKADITYDRLLTASLRHHPDIILIGEIRSEETAKMVIRASLTGHLVLATVHAKNTFGVIGRLKELGITNEQLVQTLLLVVAQRLVPRVPDPEIVATEKLALFELLQGEQLSSFILNQSYPNNFKSLNLLLKEAYDHGYITQSSMEEYQLETISEN; this is translated from the coding sequence ATGATAGACAAGATGATTTCGATGGCGATATTAAAACGGTCCGATGATATCCACATTCTCCCAGAAGGACAGCAGTATCATATTTTTCTGAGAGACGGATACCAATTGATATTGCAGGAAACCCTTGAATTTGAAAAAGGGAGTCAGTTGATTCGGTTATTAAAGTATATGGCTAATATGGATGTAGGTGAGAAACGTATGCCCCAAGACGGTGCTATTGTCTATGACCTGGGAGACGACAAAATCGAATTACGATTATCGTCAATCTCTAATTATCTCATGCATGAATCATTAGTCATCCGTGTTTTCCATGACAAGGTGACCAGTGATTTTAAAGCCAATCACTTGAATCAAGCTGCTTATGACACCCTGAACAAATATATGAAGCGCAAAAGTGGTTTGATAATATTTTCAGGCCCAGTTTCTTCAGGGAAAACAACGACCATTTACCAACTGTTAAGGAATGCCTATCAAGAAAAAGCCAGTCAAATTATTACAATAGAAGAGCCCATTGAAATTAAAGAACCTACTTTCTTACAAACAGAAGTCAATGAAAAGGCGGATATTACTTATGACCGTTTGCTGACCGCTAGTTTGCGTCACCATCCGGATATTATTCTAATTGGCGAAATCAGAAGTGAAGAAACAGCGAAAATGGTGATTCGCGCATCACTTACTGGTCATCTAGTTTTAGCCACCGTTCATGCTAAAAATACTTTTGGTGTAATTGGACGCTTAAAAGAATTAGGCATCACAAACGAACAATTGGTCCAGACCTTACTATTAGTCGTTGCCCAAAGGTTGGTGCCTCGTGTCCCTGATCCAGAAATTGTTGCGACTGAGAAATTAGCCTTATTTGAGTTACTACAGGGTGAACAGCTGAGTAGTTTCATTTTAAATCAAAGCTATCCAAATAATTTTAAATCACTAAATCTACTATTAAAGGAGGCTTATGATCATGGCTACATCACCCAGTCCAGCATGGAAGAATATCAACTGGAAACAATTAGCGAAAACTGA